A genomic segment from Acidobacteriota bacterium encodes:
- a CDS encoding universal stress protein, whose amino-acid sequence MAETTKILLAIDGSVHSDAAVDALIDRFRPERAEVRVLHAVEWLKELPASFRFGEGPTYANDILASKNKSFDEAARLIERTAERLRTAGFQTTTAMPDDDARHAILEEAEKWTADLIVIGSHGRRGLDRLLLGSVAESVVRHARCSVEIVRVRQTASR is encoded by the coding sequence AGATCCTGCTGGCGATCGACGGCTCCGTCCACTCCGACGCCGCCGTGGACGCGCTGATCGATCGGTTCCGACCCGAGCGTGCCGAGGTTCGCGTCCTCCACGCCGTCGAATGGCTGAAGGAGCTGCCGGCCTCGTTCCGGTTCGGAGAAGGCCCGACGTACGCGAACGACATCCTCGCCAGCAAGAACAAGAGCTTCGACGAGGCCGCCCGCCTGATCGAGCGCACCGCCGAACGGCTCAGGACCGCCGGATTCCAGACGACCACGGCCATGCCGGACGACGACGCCCGGCACGCGATCCTCGAGGAGGCCGAGAAATGGACGGCCGATCTCATCGTGATCGGCTCGCACGGCCGGCGGGGCCTCGATCGCCTGCTGCTCGGCAGCGTGGCCGAATCCGTCGTCCGCCACGCGCGGTGCTCGGTCGAGATCGTCAGGGTCCGGCAAACGGCGTCACGCTGA
- the acs gene encoding acetate--CoA ligase: protein MSARTPDHTAIESSLQEQRLFPAPPPGAVGFSHWHVGSLDEYRALHARSLADPDAFWREEARQLSWFAPFSRVLSWDPPDAKWFVGGQLNACYNCVDRHVQAGRGEDIAIVWEGEPVREDGRGPEIRRLTYRELQIQASRLGNTLKGLGVKKGDVVTIYMPMVPELAVAMLACARIGAAHSVIFGGFAPHAISERAQDAHSRVIVTADGGYRRGDVVPLLRNVADACRQLAGHGHIVDHVLVLQRTGQDSPDARFVTGERPAGIDHGTRFHWWHDVVDAASDACPCEAMDSEDMLFLLYTSGSTGKPKGIVHTTAGYLAFVTMTARLAFNLQPDAGQLFWCSADIGWVTGHSYVLYGILANRVPSLMYEGAPNFPQNDRFWDIIARHEVTQFYTAPTAIRTFMKWGQDWPARHDMSSLRLLGTVGEPINPEAWIWYHNTIGKGRCPVVDTYWQTETAGHVVTPLPGAIPTKPGSCTLPMVGIDAAIVNEQGHELPPNKGGLFVIRKPWPGMLRGVYGNRERFVTNYWGRVKDPVTGMPYYFSADGARRDEDGYFWIQGRIDDVIKVSGHLLGTMEVESALVSHPAVAEAAVVGYPHEIKGNAICAFVTLRGNWAATHPGRLPDDALRAELTAHVAREVGALAKPDRIRFAESLPKTRSGKIMRRLLRDVAAGVETITQDTTTLEDFSVVAKLREDEE from the coding sequence ATGAGCGCACGGACCCCGGATCACACAGCGATTGAATCCTCGCTGCAGGAGCAGCGCCTGTTTCCAGCGCCGCCGCCAGGCGCCGTCGGCTTCTCTCACTGGCACGTCGGGTCGCTCGACGAGTATCGCGCGCTGCACGCGCGCTCTCTCGCGGATCCTGACGCCTTCTGGCGCGAGGAAGCTCGTCAGCTTTCCTGGTTCGCGCCGTTCTCGCGCGTGCTCAGTTGGGACCCTCCGGACGCCAAGTGGTTCGTCGGCGGCCAGTTGAACGCCTGCTACAACTGCGTGGACCGGCACGTCCAGGCCGGCCGAGGCGAAGACATCGCCATCGTCTGGGAAGGCGAGCCGGTGCGAGAGGATGGACGCGGTCCCGAGATCCGCCGCCTCACGTACCGCGAACTGCAGATTCAGGCGAGCCGGCTGGGGAACACGCTCAAGGGCCTCGGCGTCAAGAAGGGCGACGTCGTCACCATCTACATGCCGATGGTGCCGGAGCTGGCGGTCGCGATGCTCGCGTGCGCGCGCATCGGGGCCGCCCACTCGGTGATCTTCGGCGGGTTCGCGCCGCACGCGATCAGCGAGCGCGCCCAGGACGCGCACAGCCGCGTGATCGTCACGGCCGACGGCGGGTACCGTCGCGGCGACGTCGTGCCGCTGCTGAGGAACGTCGCCGATGCGTGCCGGCAGCTCGCCGGCCACGGCCACATCGTCGACCACGTGCTCGTGCTGCAGCGCACCGGCCAGGACTCACCGGATGCGCGCTTCGTGACGGGCGAGCGCCCGGCCGGCATCGATCACGGGACGCGGTTCCACTGGTGGCACGACGTCGTGGACGCCGCGTCCGATGCGTGCCCCTGTGAAGCGATGGACAGCGAGGACATGCTGTTCCTGCTCTACACGAGCGGCTCGACCGGAAAGCCGAAGGGGATTGTCCACACGACGGCCGGGTACCTCGCGTTCGTGACGATGACCGCGCGGCTCGCCTTCAACCTGCAGCCGGACGCCGGCCAGCTCTTCTGGTGCTCGGCCGACATCGGCTGGGTGACGGGCCACTCGTACGTCCTCTACGGGATCCTGGCGAACCGCGTCCCCTCGTTGATGTACGAAGGCGCGCCGAACTTCCCGCAGAACGATCGATTCTGGGACATCATCGCGCGCCACGAGGTCACGCAGTTCTACACGGCGCCGACCGCCATCCGCACGTTCATGAAGTGGGGACAGGACTGGCCCGCCCGGCACGACATGTCCAGCCTTCGCCTGCTCGGCACGGTGGGAGAGCCCATCAATCCGGAGGCGTGGATCTGGTACCACAACACGATCGGCAAGGGCCGGTGCCCGGTCGTCGACACCTACTGGCAGACGGAAACGGCCGGCCACGTCGTGACGCCTCTTCCCGGCGCCATTCCGACGAAGCCGGGCAGTTGCACCCTCCCGATGGTCGGCATCGACGCGGCGATCGTCAACGAACAGGGGCACGAGCTTCCGCCGAACAAGGGCGGGCTGTTCGTCATCCGCAAACCGTGGCCCGGCATGCTGCGCGGCGTGTACGGCAACCGCGAGCGGTTCGTCACGAACTACTGGGGGCGCGTGAAGGATCCGGTCACGGGCATGCCCTACTACTTCTCCGCCGACGGTGCCAGGCGCGACGAAGACGGATACTTCTGGATTCAAGGCCGCATCGACGACGTGATCAAGGTGTCGGGCCATCTGTTGGGCACGATGGAAGTGGAGTCGGCGCTCGTCTCGCATCCTGCGGTGGCCGAGGCCGCCGTCGTCGGCTATCCGCACGAGATCAAAGGCAACGCCATTTGTGCCTTCGTCACGCTCCGCGGCAACTGGGCGGCGACGCATCCGGGGCGGTTGCCGGACGACGCGCTTCGGGCCGAGCTCACGGCGCACGTCGCCAGGGAAGTGGGCGCGCTCGCGAAGCCCGACCGCATCCGCTTCGCCGAGAGCCTCCCGAAGACGCGGTCCGGCAAGATCATGCGCCGCCTGCTCCGCGACGTCGCCGCCGGCGTCGAGACCATCACCCAGGACACGACCACGCTCGAGGACTTCAGCGTCGTCGCGAAGCTCCGCGAGGACGAGGAGTAG